A genomic window from Tolypothrix sp. PCC 7910 includes:
- the gmk gene encoding guanylate kinase — MMQVLPIQSAATTKECPPHGRLIVLTGPSGVGKGTLMRVLLQRHPELYYSVSMTTRSPRPGEINGKNYYFVSRSKFEQLVAQGEFLEWAEFAGNYYGTPREVVLNQVNSGKLVVLEIELEGARQIRASFPSVHSIFILPPSFDELEKRIRGRAQDSEQAIARRLRRAQEEIQAADEFDLQIVNDDFETALNALEADLFG, encoded by the coding sequence ATGATGCAAGTTCTACCCATCCAGAGTGCTGCTACTACTAAAGAATGCCCGCCTCATGGCCGGCTAATTGTTTTAACTGGTCCCAGTGGAGTTGGCAAAGGTACTTTAATGCGTGTACTTTTGCAACGTCATCCGGAACTCTATTATTCTGTATCCATGACGACTCGTTCTCCTCGCCCTGGGGAAATCAACGGCAAAAATTATTATTTTGTGAGCCGTAGCAAGTTTGAACAATTAGTGGCCCAAGGCGAATTCTTGGAATGGGCAGAATTTGCTGGTAATTACTACGGAACACCCCGTGAAGTAGTGCTTAACCAGGTCAATTCAGGAAAGTTAGTGGTACTAGAAATTGAGTTGGAAGGAGCAAGACAAATTCGTGCTTCTTTCCCTAGTGTCCATAGCATTTTTATATTGCCACCTTCCTTTGATGAACTGGAAAAGCGGATACGTGGTCGCGCTCAAGATTCTGAACAAGCGATCGCTCGTCGTCTGCGCCGCGCTCAAGAAGAAATTCAAGCAGCAGATGAATTTGATCTTCAAATCGTTAATGACGATTTTGAAACCGCTTTAAATGCACTAGAAGCAGATTTATTCGGGTAA
- a CDS encoding alpha/beta fold hydrolase, whose amino-acid sequence MATIEILGVPHAYELTAPTSCPHTLVFIHGWLNSRGYWQPVVSRLSLDFQCLSYDLRGFGESQSQPERDFNREQISVNLLPSPSSPVGSSFDPLYTPSAYAQDLAVLLQQLNITSAWLIGHSLGGTIALWAAAQIPDCIQGVVCINAGGGIYLKESFEQFRLAGQRFLQMRPRWLSQIPWIDLLFTRASVARPLERYWARQRVIDFVVADPEAALGSLLDSTTEEEVNRLPQLVSQLKQPVYFLTGTNDKVMEPKYVRHLASFHRLFQYSGDNVIEIPDCGHLAMLEQPDAVASNIRSIVEA is encoded by the coding sequence ATGGCAACCATCGAAATCTTGGGCGTTCCCCACGCATACGAATTAACAGCTCCCACCTCTTGCCCTCATACTTTAGTTTTTATCCACGGTTGGCTAAATAGTCGTGGATACTGGCAGCCTGTTGTTTCGCGGCTGTCATTAGATTTTCAGTGCTTGTCTTACGATTTAAGGGGTTTTGGCGAATCGCAGTCCCAGCCAGAAAGGGATTTTAATCGAGAGCAAATTTCTGTAAATCTACTTCCAAGTCCCAGTAGTCCAGTTGGCTCAAGCTTCGATCCTCTATATACTCCATCTGCCTACGCTCAAGATTTAGCAGTACTATTGCAGCAGCTAAATATTACCAGTGCTTGGCTGATTGGACACTCTTTAGGCGGTACGATCGCTCTTTGGGCAGCAGCACAGATACCTGATTGTATTCAGGGAGTCGTCTGTATTAATGCTGGTGGTGGTATTTATCTCAAGGAATCCTTTGAGCAGTTTCGTTTGGCTGGACAGCGATTTTTACAGATGCGTCCTCGCTGGCTATCACAAATACCTTGGATTGATTTGCTGTTTACTAGAGCCAGTGTAGCGCGCCCTTTGGAACGTTATTGGGCACGTCAGCGAGTTATTGATTTTGTCGTAGCCGATCCAGAAGCAGCTTTGGGATCGCTGTTAGATTCCACAACAGAAGAAGAAGTTAACCGCTTACCACAATTAGTCTCCCAACTGAAGCAGCCAGTTTATTTTTTAACGGGAACCAATGACAAAGTTATGGAACCCAAGTATGTTCGCCATCTAGCTAGCTTTCATAGGCTATTCCAATACTCTGGAGACAATGTCATTGAAATTCCTGATTGCGGACACCTGGCAATGTTAGAGCAGCCAGACGCGGTGGCTAGTAATATTAGGTCGATAGTTGAAGCCTAG
- a CDS encoding PatU, whose product MNSDSESFHHQLLSLVLADNVTTTEFSSVDCQEINGVENPLKQTAGFEGGKQELGGTPQTFQLGEIPTVQERFQAVIKHRLQLQIQNRPPLFPWETQLVDYPDYADEPSVAFVPAWGWIAQQSKLNLPIALPESIFRQLLEKCQLLLTSSLPLGAKLVQAVEELFPSHNPQTLNDIAGLVLRSGTSRSIDALEAMPNLQSDYSDLREPQQMALSLLTVKQLLDTLTIPISLTHPVVEREWLTSAGILKLKIEYQSQRGKLRVQGELPTRGIFQLQGDATQAVAQSSNTGSLVVELPCQQINQTYTLEVDFPEIDQQPLVFVINPT is encoded by the coding sequence ATGAATAGTGACTCAGAATCCTTTCATCACCAATTACTTAGTTTGGTGTTGGCAGACAATGTCACCACCACTGAGTTCTCCTCGGTAGATTGTCAGGAAATTAACGGGGTGGAAAACCCACTTAAGCAAACTGCCGGATTTGAAGGTGGGAAGCAAGAGTTGGGTGGGACACCCCAAACCTTTCAATTGGGAGAAATTCCTACTGTGCAAGAACGTTTTCAAGCCGTCATTAAACATCGGTTACAACTTCAAATTCAAAATCGTCCTCCCTTATTCCCTTGGGAAACACAATTAGTAGACTATCCCGATTACGCCGACGAGCCATCGGTAGCTTTTGTTCCCGCATGGGGTTGGATAGCACAACAGTCAAAGCTGAATTTGCCGATTGCACTGCCGGAAAGCATTTTCCGTCAGTTGTTAGAAAAATGTCAACTATTGCTGACATCTTCCCTACCTTTGGGGGCAAAATTAGTTCAGGCTGTAGAAGAGTTATTCCCTAGCCATAATCCCCAAACCTTAAACGACATAGCTGGATTAGTTCTCAGAAGTGGTACTAGTCGATCTATAGACGCACTGGAGGCCATGCCTAATCTCCAGAGCGATTACTCAGACTTAAGAGAACCTCAACAAATGGCATTGTCATTACTCACAGTTAAACAACTGTTAGACACTTTGACTATACCCATCTCACTAACCCATCCAGTGGTAGAAAGAGAATGGCTAACTAGTGCAGGTATTCTGAAGTTAAAAATAGAATACCAATCCCAAAGAGGAAAACTGCGTGTTCAAGGTGAGTTACCCACAAGAGGTATTTTTCAACTTCAAGGTGATGCTACCCAAGCTGTAGCACAATCTTCTAATACTGGAAGCTTGGTTGTAGAATTACCCTGTCAGCAGATTAACCAAACTTATACTTTGGAAGTGGATTTCCCAGAAATAGACCAACAGCCACTTGTGTTTGTTATTAATCCTACATAA
- the hetZ gene encoding heterocyst differentiation protein HetZ, whose translation MNSAATATIQGEDSIGVEVIFQLLFKELKQSTKASERNCHDVATRIAAEVYRICTESKRIQASGAIENSAMTLAKHRLQQCIRYYQLGSNRGRVELHSTLSAIIYRYINPPQKQLSYQGRLTIIEDFLQSFYLEALNAFRRENQLGSAYRPQTLLELAEYMAFTERYGKRRIPLPGRQQQLIILRAQTFSQQQPPETSVDIEQASEGSANEADGSWEEPAVQQLRSAMATQAEPEPEEDTLRSVVITELLNYLEQRQQNDCADYFSLRLQDLSAQEIESILGLTPRQRDYLQQRFKYHLIRFALLHRWELVHEWLEASLPTNLGLTPQQWQAYTAELDEKQRSLLDMKQQGEPDEKIAKTLGLSMAQLQKRWFKILEQAWEIRNSLVSGSGASTHE comes from the coding sequence ATGAATTCAGCCGCAACCGCAACTATTCAGGGAGAAGATTCTATCGGCGTGGAGGTGATATTTCAACTCCTATTTAAGGAGCTTAAACAGTCAACCAAAGCTTCGGAACGGAATTGCCATGATGTGGCAACACGAATTGCCGCCGAAGTATACCGCATTTGCACTGAGAGTAAACGTATCCAAGCTTCCGGTGCTATAGAAAATTCAGCAATGACTCTAGCTAAACACCGACTGCAACAGTGTATTAGATACTATCAGTTGGGTTCAAATCGGGGTAGAGTCGAACTACATAGCACTTTGAGTGCCATCATTTATCGCTATATTAACCCGCCTCAGAAGCAATTGAGTTATCAAGGGCGGTTAACTATCATTGAAGATTTCCTACAGAGCTTTTATTTGGAGGCTTTGAACGCTTTCCGCCGCGAAAATCAATTGGGTAGTGCCTATCGCCCCCAAACACTGTTGGAATTGGCAGAGTATATGGCATTTACCGAGCGCTATGGTAAGCGCCGCATACCTTTGCCAGGTCGACAACAGCAGCTAATTATTCTCCGCGCGCAAACCTTTTCGCAACAGCAACCTCCAGAAACAAGTGTAGACATTGAACAAGCCTCAGAAGGTAGTGCCAATGAAGCTGATGGTTCTTGGGAAGAACCAGCTGTACAACAACTGCGTTCGGCAATGGCCACGCAAGCAGAACCAGAACCCGAAGAAGACACACTACGCTCTGTTGTCATTACGGAACTATTAAATTATCTTGAACAACGCCAACAAAACGACTGTGCCGATTACTTCAGTCTCCGTCTTCAGGATCTCTCAGCACAAGAAATAGAGTCGATTTTGGGCTTAACCCCTCGCCAGAGGGATTACTTACAGCAACGGTTTAAATATCATTTAATTCGGTTTGCCTTGTTGCATCGTTGGGAATTGGTTCATGAATGGTTAGAAGCTTCATTGCCTACGAATTTAGGTTTGACTCCCCAGCAATGGCAAGCATACACAGCAGAGCTAGATGAAAAACAGCGGTCTCTACTAGATATGAAGCAACAAGGAGAACCGGACGAAAAAATTGCCAAAACCTTAGGTTTGTCTATGGCACAACTGCAAAAACGCTGGTTTAAAATTTTGGAACAAGCTTGGGAAATTCGTAACTCTTTAGTGTCCGGATCGGGTGCATCTACTCATGAATAG
- a CDS encoding DUF3488 and DUF4129 domain-containing transglutaminase family protein: MFNLSRINRFWRLPVGYDDWRPNKQKSPFIEVEDSIALRVLVIALVITGIVATDIAAQTNFSLWAIPVSVMGAIWSYRNRRNANITVKFCIAIGMLVALGAFFGRLLGELNDTRLGLAELLIQLQILHSFDTPRRKDLGYSIVIGLILLGVAATLSQTLAFAPVLLLFLAIALPTLVQDYRSRLGLEKLNLKQAKVKEKKLSSLLPFYFLIFTLVLVLGLAIFAVLPRFPGYQLRTFPVSSSISIKGNFTGRSIINPGYVRQGNNKSQGDGNNGNGQGANGTPGKIDDNFYYGFNSQMNQNLRGAMKPKVVMRVRSQAEGFWRVLAFDRYTGKGWEVSRNDDVTTLRRAPWSSQIFLPRPIIGGKTQEIVQTYTVVSDLPNLIPALSYPKEIYFPTSIIAVDQENSLRSPVALSEDLTYTVISEVPYRDRTKLGQASTKYPQSIKNYYLQIPPEIAEKVRQRTEKILANYNQERVAKSNKALDSNYEKTLYLAQYLKQNYSIPDNPLGLPYLDEKEDLVDNFLFKYKGGYPDHFSTVLTIMLRSIGIPARLVAGFSPGQFNPFTGMYVVRNTDAYAMTEVYFPKYGWFAFDPIPNHPLIPPSIEDTQTFSVLNQLWRWVAGWLPSPVKAWLDYLFGTIFSWLSKAIAWFFALFSQGWLGVLTGLILSTTTAFFTWLGWLQWREWLNHRWLKRLSPMESLYQQMLQWTAKQGLGKHPAQTPLEYARVAYQHHSPTNAEIIDDICQAYVKWRYGSHTPNLQQLRQRWQEVKTSTNKPNSKN; the protein is encoded by the coding sequence ATGTTTAACTTATCCAGGATCAATCGGTTTTGGCGTCTACCTGTAGGATATGACGACTGGCGACCAAATAAGCAGAAGTCGCCTTTTATAGAAGTGGAAGATTCAATTGCCTTACGGGTGCTAGTGATTGCTTTAGTAATTACGGGAATTGTGGCAACAGATATTGCTGCCCAGACTAATTTTAGTCTTTGGGCTATTCCTGTAAGCGTCATGGGTGCAATTTGGAGTTACCGCAATCGCCGCAATGCCAATATTACAGTCAAGTTCTGCATTGCCATAGGAATGTTAGTAGCACTGGGTGCTTTCTTTGGGCGGTTATTAGGGGAATTAAATGATACGCGGTTGGGTTTAGCAGAGTTGCTAATTCAACTTCAAATACTCCACAGCTTTGATACGCCCCGTCGGAAAGATTTGGGCTATTCAATTGTCATTGGGCTAATTTTACTAGGTGTGGCAGCAACACTAAGTCAAACTTTAGCATTTGCGCCTGTGCTGTTGTTGTTTTTAGCGATCGCACTGCCAACTTTAGTCCAAGATTATCGCTCCAGACTAGGCTTGGAGAAACTAAACCTAAAACAAGCAAAGGTAAAAGAGAAAAAATTATCTTCTCTTTTACCTTTTTATTTTTTAATATTTACACTAGTTTTGGTTTTGGGGCTAGCGATTTTTGCAGTTTTGCCCAGGTTCCCAGGTTATCAATTACGTACCTTTCCTGTCAGTTCCTCTATTTCTATCAAGGGTAATTTTACAGGACGGAGCATTATTAATCCTGGTTATGTCCGCCAAGGCAATAACAAAAGTCAAGGCGATGGTAACAATGGCAATGGCCAAGGTGCAAACGGCACACCTGGCAAAATAGATGATAATTTTTATTACGGTTTTAATAGCCAAATGAACCAAAACCTGCGAGGCGCAATGAAGCCCAAGGTTGTGATGCGGGTGCGATCGCAGGCTGAGGGGTTTTGGCGAGTATTAGCCTTTGATCGCTATACAGGTAAGGGCTGGGAAGTATCTCGCAACGATGATGTTACTACCCTGCGGCGAGCGCCTTGGTCTTCCCAAATTTTTCTGCCGCGCCCGATTATTGGGGGAAAAACTCAAGAGATAGTACAAACTTATACAGTGGTCTCAGATCTACCTAACTTAATCCCCGCACTGAGTTATCCCAAAGAAATTTACTTTCCCACATCGATCATCGCTGTCGATCAAGAAAATAGCTTGCGATCGCCTGTGGCATTATCAGAAGATCTCACCTATACAGTCATTTCGGAAGTCCCATACCGCGATCGCACTAAGTTAGGACAAGCGTCTACTAAATATCCTCAAAGTATCAAAAATTATTATCTGCAAATCCCTCCAGAGATTGCCGAAAAAGTTAGACAACGCACAGAAAAAATTCTCGCTAACTACAATCAAGAACGGGTAGCAAAGTCAAATAAAGCCCTAGATTCTAACTATGAAAAAACGCTTTACCTAGCCCAGTACTTAAAACAAAACTATTCTATTCCTGATAATCCCTTGGGGCTACCTTATTTGGATGAGAAAGAAGACTTGGTGGATAATTTTTTGTTTAAGTATAAAGGTGGCTACCCAGATCACTTCTCCACAGTACTCACGATCATGCTGCGTTCTATAGGCATTCCCGCACGCTTGGTAGCAGGGTTTAGCCCAGGACAGTTCAATCCGTTTACGGGGATGTATGTTGTCCGCAATACTGATGCCTATGCCATGACAGAAGTTTACTTTCCTAAATATGGCTGGTTTGCCTTCGATCCCATTCCTAATCATCCTCTGATACCCCCATCAATAGAAGATACCCAGACTTTTAGTGTGCTCAACCAACTGTGGCGGTGGGTAGCTGGCTGGTTACCTTCCCCAGTTAAAGCCTGGCTTGATTATCTATTTGGGACAATATTTAGCTGGTTGAGTAAAGCGATCGCTTGGTTTTTTGCTTTATTTTCTCAAGGTTGGTTGGGTGTGTTGACTGGCTTAATCTTGTCCACCACAACCGCTTTCTTTACTTGGCTAGGTTGGCTACAGTGGCGCGAGTGGCTCAACCACCGATGGTTAAAGAGATTATCACCAATGGAAAGCCTTTATCAACAAATGCTGCAATGGACAGCAAAACAAGGTTTAGGTAAGCATCCTGCACAAACACCTTTAGAGTATGCCAGAGTAGCTTACCAGCATCATTCACCGACAAACGCCGAGATAATCGATGATATTTGTCAAGCCTATGTGAAATGGCGTTATGGTAGCCATACTCCTAACTTGCAGCAATTACGACAACGATGGCAAGAAGTGAAAACTAGCACCAATAAACCGAATTCAAAAAATTAA
- a CDS encoding GNAT family N-acetyltransferase, producing MGFWKTWFSTSESTAATRTGSFEEMSADVMGNSSPNSDRIVFSTEREIDLYELEELCDAVGWSRRPLRKVKKAIEHSFLVATMWQVRGNQRRLIGFARATSDHAFNATIWDVVVHPDFQGKGLGKALMKYVLKKLRSEEISNVTLFADPHVVDFYRTMGFMADPEGIKGMFWYPH from the coding sequence ATGGGTTTTTGGAAAACTTGGTTTAGTACTTCTGAATCTACTGCGGCAACCAGAACAGGTTCCTTTGAAGAGATGAGTGCGGATGTTATGGGCAACTCTAGCCCCAATAGCGATCGCATCGTCTTTAGCACAGAGCGAGAGATTGACTTGTATGAACTCGAAGAACTCTGTGATGCTGTTGGTTGGTCGCGTCGTCCGTTGCGAAAAGTTAAAAAAGCTATTGAGCATAGTTTTCTCGTGGCCACAATGTGGCAGGTACGAGGAAACCAAAGGCGGCTCATTGGTTTCGCTCGCGCTACTTCCGATCATGCTTTTAATGCCACAATCTGGGATGTGGTAGTTCATCCGGACTTTCAAGGTAAAGGACTGGGTAAAGCATTGATGAAATATGTCCTCAAAAAACTGAGAAGCGAAGAGATTAGTAATGTGACTCTCTTTGCTGACCCCCATGTAGTCGATTTTTACCGGACTATGGGTTTTATGGCTGACCCAGAAGGCATAAAAGGTATGTTCTGGTATCCTCACTAA
- the psaJ gene encoding photosystem I reaction center subunit IX produces the protein MADKGDSSSYLIKFISTAPVAATLWLTITAGILIEFNRFFPDLLFHPLP, from the coding sequence ATGGCAGACAAAGGCGATAGCTCATCTTATCTGATTAAGTTTATTTCCACGGCACCTGTAGCAGCTACCTTGTGGTTGACAATTACAGCCGGGATTTTAATCGAATTTAACCGCTTTTTTCCCGACCTACTTTTCCACCCATTACCATAA
- a CDS encoding Photosystem I reaction center subunit III, whose amino-acid sequence MRRLFALALAICLWFNFAPPAKALGADLKPCADTPAFQELARNARNTTADPQSGQKRFERYAQELCGPEGYPHLIVDGRLDKAGDFLIPSILFLYIAGWIGWVGRAYLQAIKKDSNTEQKEIQIDLGLALPIMATGFAWPAAAIKELLSGELTAKDTEIPISPR is encoded by the coding sequence ATGCGACGATTGTTTGCTTTGGCTTTAGCGATTTGTCTTTGGTTCAATTTTGCCCCACCCGCGAAGGCGCTGGGGGCTGATCTGAAACCATGTGCAGACACTCCCGCTTTTCAAGAGCTAGCAAGAAATGCCCGTAATACAACCGCTGATCCCCAATCTGGGCAAAAACGCTTTGAGCGTTATGCTCAGGAATTGTGCGGGCCTGAGGGTTACCCCCATTTGATTGTTGATGGTCGTCTCGATAAAGCAGGTGACTTTTTAATACCCAGCATTCTCTTCCTTTACATTGCTGGTTGGATCGGTTGGGTAGGTCGCGCTTATTTGCAAGCTATCAAAAAAGACTCCAACACCGAACAAAAAGAAATCCAAATCGACCTTGGTTTGGCGCTACCAATTATGGCAACAGGCTTTGCTTGGCCTGCAGCTGCTATCAAGGAATTACTCTCTGGTGAATTAACCGCTAAGGATACAGAAATCCCTATTTCCCCACGCTAA
- the sds gene encoding solanesyl diphosphate synthase, which yields MTPATSLFTPVEADLRILADNLKQLVGNRHPILYAAAEHLFGAGGKRIRPAIVLLIARASILEQDITPRHRRLAEITEMIHTASLVHDDVVDESQMRRGVPTVHSLFGNRIAVLAGDFLFAQSSWYLANLDNLEVVKLLSEVIMDLAAGEIQQGLNRFDTNISIETYLKKSYYKTASLIANSSKAAGLLSDVSSETAEHLYNYGRHLGLAFQIVDDIFDFTSSVETLGKPVGSDLKSGHLTAPVLFALAEKPYLEVLIEREFAQDGDLEQALRLIQESQGIQQARELADHHAKLATEHIAVLPPSESRQALIDMATYVLSRLY from the coding sequence ATGACCCCAGCCACCTCCCTGTTTACCCCTGTGGAAGCAGACCTGCGAATACTAGCAGATAATCTCAAACAGCTAGTTGGAAATCGCCACCCCATACTTTATGCAGCCGCCGAACACCTATTTGGTGCTGGGGGAAAGCGCATTAGACCAGCTATAGTTCTACTGATAGCGCGAGCATCCATTCTAGAACAAGACATTACGCCCCGTCACCGACGCTTAGCTGAGATTACAGAAATGATCCACACAGCAAGCTTAGTACATGATGATGTAGTTGATGAATCTCAGATGCGACGTGGTGTCCCCACTGTTCATAGTTTGTTTGGTAACCGCATAGCCGTATTAGCAGGAGACTTTCTCTTCGCTCAATCATCCTGGTATTTAGCCAACTTGGATAATTTGGAAGTTGTAAAATTGCTTTCTGAAGTGATTATGGATTTGGCGGCTGGAGAAATCCAGCAGGGACTAAATCGTTTTGATACGAATATCTCAATAGAGACTTACTTAAAAAAGAGCTATTACAAAACTGCTTCATTAATTGCCAACAGCTCTAAAGCAGCTGGCTTACTTAGTGATGTATCCTCAGAAACCGCCGAGCATTTATATAACTACGGTCGTCATCTTGGTCTAGCATTCCAGATTGTGGATGATATTTTCGATTTCACGAGTTCGGTAGAAACTTTAGGTAAACCAGTGGGCTCTGATCTTAAAAGTGGACATCTTACTGCACCAGTTTTATTTGCTCTAGCGGAAAAACCATATTTAGAAGTATTGATTGAGAGAGAGTTTGCTCAAGATGGAGATTTAGAGCAAGCACTAAGGCTGATTCAAGAAAGCCAAGGAATACAGCAGGCGCGAGAATTAGCAGATCATCATGCAAAACTTGCAACTGAACATATTGCAGTTTTACCACCTTCAGAATCACGTCAAGCCTTAATTGACATGGCTACCTATGTACTGAGTAGGCTGTATTAG
- the tsaD gene encoding tRNA (adenosine(37)-N6)-threonylcarbamoyltransferase complex transferase subunit TsaD: MATVLAIETSCDETAVAIVNNRQVCSSIIASQIPIHQQYGGVVPEVASRQHLETINWAIAQALEQSQLSWEQIDGIAATCAPGLVGALLVGLTAAKTLAIIQKKPFLGVHHLEGHIYATYLSEPTLNPPFLSLLVSGGHTSLIYVKDCGIYETLGETRDDAAGEAFDKIARLLKLGYPGGPVIDKLAQIGNPHAFALPEGKVSLPGGGYHRYDGSFSGLKTAVLRLVQQLEKNNAPIPIPDVAASFQETVARSLTKRAIACALDYGLSTIAVGGGVAANSGLRKNLQAAAAEHNLRVLFPPLKFCTDNAAMIACAAAEHLSRGHTSPMTLGVESRLSLAQVMKLYQNG, encoded by the coding sequence ATGGCAACCGTTTTAGCAATAGAAACTAGCTGCGATGAAACTGCCGTAGCAATTGTTAACAATCGTCAAGTTTGTAGCAGCATCATAGCTTCTCAAATTCCCATCCATCAGCAGTATGGCGGAGTAGTACCAGAGGTAGCATCTCGCCAGCATCTAGAAACGATCAATTGGGCGATCGCTCAAGCCTTAGAGCAAAGCCAGTTAAGCTGGGAGCAAATTGATGGCATAGCCGCCACCTGCGCCCCTGGGCTTGTCGGCGCGCTGTTGGTAGGGTTAACTGCTGCCAAAACTTTAGCAATCATCCAAAAAAAGCCGTTCTTGGGAGTTCACCATCTTGAAGGCCACATTTACGCAACTTACTTGAGCGAGCCAACTTTAAATCCCCCCTTTCTTAGCTTACTCGTTTCGGGAGGACATACAAGCTTGATTTACGTCAAGGATTGTGGTATTTACGAAACCTTGGGAGAAACCCGAGATGATGCCGCAGGAGAAGCTTTTGACAAAATAGCGCGGTTGCTAAAGCTGGGTTATCCAGGAGGGCCAGTCATTGATAAATTGGCACAAATAGGCAATCCCCATGCCTTTGCTTTGCCAGAAGGTAAAGTTTCCCTCCCTGGCGGGGGGTATCATCGCTATGACGGCAGTTTTAGCGGCTTGAAGACAGCTGTACTGCGGTTAGTACAGCAGCTAGAGAAAAATAATGCTCCTATCCCCATACCAGATGTCGCAGCCAGCTTCCAAGAAACTGTAGCGCGATCGCTCACCAAAAGAGCGATCGCCTGTGCCTTAGATTATGGGCTCAGTACAATTGCTGTGGGGGGAGGTGTAGCAGCTAACAGCGGATTGAGAAAGAACTTACAAGCTGCTGCTGCTGAACATAACTTGCGCGTCCTCTTCCCGCCCTTAAAATTTTGTACCGACAACGCTGCCATGATTGCCTGTGCCGCCGCCGAACATTTATCGCGAGGGCATACCTCTCCCATGACGCTGGGCGTGGAATCACGGTTGTCTTTGGCTCAGGTGATGAAGCTGTATCAAAACGGTTAG
- a CDS encoding photosystem I reaction center protein subunit XI: MQAVDASKNNPSDPRNREVVFPAGRDPQIGNLETPVNSSPLVKWFIGNLPAYRPGLTPFRRGLEVGMAHGYWLFGPFAKLGPLRNTPSANLAGLLAAVGLVVILTAGLSLYSHSNPPKALASVTAGNPPDAFTSNEGWNNFASAFLIGGIGGAVVAYFLTINLALIQGLVG; encoded by the coding sequence ATGCAAGCAGTAGATGCATCCAAAAATAATCCCAGCGATCCTAGAAATCGTGAGGTTGTTTTTCCCGCAGGACGCGATCCACAAATAGGCAACCTAGAAACACCAGTTAATTCTTCTCCCTTAGTGAAGTGGTTCATTGGTAACTTACCTGCATATCGCCCTGGCCTCACTCCTTTTAGACGTGGGCTAGAAGTTGGTATGGCTCATGGTTACTGGTTATTTGGCCCCTTTGCTAAATTAGGCCCACTGCGGAATACTCCCAGTGCTAACTTAGCTGGTTTACTAGCAGCTGTTGGCTTGGTTGTAATTCTCACCGCTGGTTTATCCTTGTATTCCCACAGCAATCCTCCCAAAGCACTTGCTAGCGTTACCGCTGGTAATCCTCCAGATGCTTTTACTAGCAATGAAGGCTGGAACAACTTTGCCAGTGCTTTCTTAATTGGTGGTATTGGTGGTGCAGTAGTTGCTTACTTCTTAACAATTAATTTGGCACTCATTCAAGGTCTAGTAGGTTAA
- the remA gene encoding extracellular matrix/biofilm regulator RemA has protein sequence MEIQLINIGFGNIVSANRVVAIVSPESAPIKRIITDARDRGQLIDATYGRRTRAVIITDSSHVILSAIQPETVANRFVISREHQNVEN, from the coding sequence ATGGAAATTCAACTAATTAATATAGGTTTTGGCAACATCGTATCTGCCAACCGCGTAGTCGCCATTGTTAGTCCAGAGTCTGCACCGATTAAGCGGATCATTACTGATGCCCGCGACAGAGGTCAACTGATTGACGCAACCTATGGCCGTAGGACGAGAGCTGTGATTATTACTGATTCCAGCCATGTCATTTTGTCAGCGATTCAACCGGAAACTGTAGCGAATCGCTTCGTCATTTCCCGCGAACATCAAAATGTAGAAAATTAA